The candidate division WOR-3 bacterium genome includes a window with the following:
- a CDS encoding DNA-directed RNA polymerase subunit alpha: MKLKPIQIPKSVVVEEEKANYGRFVLDPLERGFGFTLGNALRRILLSSIQGSAITRIRIDGVDHEYVPVPGVMEDIIEIELRLKKVRLKADCDLPVTLEVRKKGPCIVKAGDIWTPAGVKIVNPELEICSLGRNADIKMEMEVTSGTGYCPIERLKTKNAPLGTIFLDAVFSPVVKVNYSVENTRVGNRADYDKLTLDIWTDGTIKPMEALSHSGKIMKDYSMVLINFEKEPETIVEEEVDEEKKRMKKLLTQKVEELELSVRAANCLKEAKLRNLGDLVQRSEQEMLKYKNFGKRSLQELIKVLESKGLRFGMDVSEYLEPDETEKSDET, encoded by the coding sequence ATGAAGCTAAAACCAATTCAGATACCTAAGAGTGTCGTGGTAGAAGAAGAAAAGGCAAATTACGGAAGATTTGTACTCGACCCTCTTGAAAGAGGTTTCGGTTTCACGTTAGGCAACGCTTTGCGGAGGATACTTCTTTCTTCAATACAGGGCTCAGCAATTACGAGGATAAGAATAGACGGCGTTGACCACGAATACGTCCCGGTTCCCGGAGTCATGGAGGACATTATTGAGATTGAATTGAGGCTGAAGAAAGTAAGACTGAAAGCCGACTGCGATTTGCCTGTCACTCTTGAGGTAAGGAAAAAAGGACCCTGTATCGTAAAAGCCGGAGATATTTGGACGCCGGCCGGAGTCAAGATAGTCAACCCTGAACTTGAAATATGTTCTCTGGGCAGAAACGCCGACATAAAAATGGAAATGGAAGTGACGTCAGGTACTGGATATTGCCCCATCGAAAGACTCAAAACCAAAAACGCACCTCTCGGAACTATTTTTCTCGACGCCGTTTTTTCTCCGGTTGTAAAAGTGAATTACTCGGTTGAGAACACAAGAGTCGGCAACAGGGCCGATTACGACAAACTGACTCTCGATATCTGGACTGACGGAACAATAAAACCGATGGAAGCTCTGTCTCATTCGGGTAAGATTATGAAAGATTACTCCATGGTTCTTATCAATTTTGAAAAGGAACCGGAAACCATAGTTGAAGAAGAAGTTGACGAGGAAAAGAAAAGAATGAAAAAGCTTTTGACGCAGAAGGTGGAAGAGCTGGAACTCTCCGTCAGAGCCGCGAACTGCCTGAAAGAAGCAAAGCTAAGAAATCTCGGCGACCTCGTTCAGAGAAGTGAGCAGGAAATGCTGAAATACAAAAACTTCGGCAAGCGCTCTCTGCAGGAGCTTATCAAAGTCCTCGAATCCAAAGGTTTGAGATTCGGAATGGATGTTAGCGAATACCTGGAACCCGACGAAACGGAGAAATCAGATGAGACATAA
- the rpsD gene encoding 30S ribosomal protein S4, which yields MSRYTGPNCRLCRRESVKLFLKGEKCFTTKCPMEKESVKAPGVSMGRRRRKMNLYGDQLREKQKVKRQYGVLEKQFRNYFEDASRQKGITGTLLLQLLERRLDNVAYRSGFAPSRKSARQLIRHGHICINGKKINYPSYQVKIGDLIELKEKSKSLDLVVHSLEARKQRGIPSWITLDLEKKKAVFNTIPERTDLPPDIREHLIVELYSK from the coding sequence ATGTCAAGATATACAGGTCCTAATTGCAGGCTTTGCAGGAGAGAGAGCGTCAAACTTTTTCTCAAAGGAGAAAAATGTTTTACGACCAAATGCCCGATGGAAAAAGAATCAGTCAAGGCTCCCGGGGTCTCGATGGGGAGAAGACGCAGAAAAATGAATCTATACGGCGACCAGTTAAGGGAAAAGCAGAAAGTCAAAAGACAATACGGTGTTCTGGAGAAGCAGTTCAGAAATTATTTTGAAGACGCTTCACGGCAAAAGGGTATCACAGGAACCTTACTTCTTCAGCTTCTCGAAAGAAGACTCGACAATGTCGCCTACAGATCGGGGTTTGCCCCTTCGAGAAAATCAGCCAGACAGTTGATTAGACACGGACACATTTGCATTAACGGTAAGAAGATCAATTATCCCTCTTATCAGGTCAAGATAGGAGATCTCATTGAGTTAAAGGAAAAAAGCAAATCCCTCGATCTGGTTGTCCATTCTCTCGAAGCGAGAAAACAAAGAGGAATACCAAGCTGGATTACACTGGATCTGGAAAAAAAGAAAGCCGTCTTCAACACAATTCCGGAGAGAACGGATCTGCCGCCGGATATAAGGGAACATTTGATAGTCGAGCTATATTCGAAGTAA
- the rpsK gene encoding 30S ribosomal protein S11 encodes MSAKKVRSEKKTKKKTKVDTNGVAHIHSTFNNTIVTLTDTQGATISWASSGTSGQKGSRKGTPFAAGEAAKDASKKAMSLGLKRVEVWVKGPGPGRESAIRSLEGSGLEVILIKDITPIPHNGCRPPKKRRV; translated from the coding sequence GTGTCTGCTAAGAAGGTAAGATCCGAGAAAAAAACTAAGAAAAAAACAAAAGTCGACACAAACGGTGTCGCTCATATACATTCGACGTTTAACAACACGATAGTGACATTGACTGACACGCAGGGCGCGACTATAAGCTGGGCTTCTTCCGGAACTTCCGGCCAGAAAGGTTCGAGGAAAGGAACGCCGTTCGCCGCAGGTGAAGCCGCCAAAGACGCGTCTAAAAAAGCGATGTCTCTCGGATTGAAAAGAGTCGAGGTCTGGGTAAAAGGGCCTGGTCCCGGCAGGGAATCTGCCATAAGGTCTCTTGAAGGTTCCGGCCTGGAAGTAATTCTAATAAAGGACATCACACCCATCCCTCATAACGGATGCAGACCGCCCAAAAAGCGCAGAGTATAA
- the rpsM gene encoding 30S ribosomal protein S13 has protein sequence MARISGIDLPRNKRVEVALTYIYGMGLKTSQMVLKAVDINPSLRTNELTEKDVEKIRRYIDENLKVEGQLRADIAQNIKRLKEIQCYRGMRHARGLPVRGQRTKTNARTRKGPKKGAVAAKKVVLKK, from the coding sequence TTGGCAAGAATATCCGGTATAGACCTTCCGAGAAATAAAAGAGTTGAAGTCGCTTTGACATATATTTACGGAATGGGGCTTAAAACATCTCAGATGGTGTTGAAAGCGGTTGACATCAATCCTTCCTTGAGAACGAATGAGCTGACTGAAAAAGACGTGGAAAAAATAAGACGATACATAGACGAAAATTTGAAAGTCGAAGGACAGCTCAGAGCCGATATCGCTCAGAATATAAAAAGGCTGAAAGAGATTCAGTGTTACAGAGGCATGAGACACGCCAGAGGTTTGCCTGTCAGAGGGCAGAGAACGAAGACCAACGCGAGGACGAGAAAAGGACCCAAAAAAGGAGCCGTCGCCGCGAAAAAAGTCGTGTTGAAAAAATAA
- the rpmJ gene encoding 50S ribosomal protein L36, translating into MKVRTSVKKICKDCKIIRRNNVVRIICKKNPKHKQRQG; encoded by the coding sequence ATGAAAGTCAGGACTTCGGTAAAGAAAATTTGCAAGGACTGCAAAATTATAAGAAGAAACAATGTCGTGAGAATAATATGCAAAAAAAATCCCAAACACAAGCAGCGTCAGGGATAG
- the infA gene encoding translation initiation factor IF-1, which translates to MIEGKGRKGIQINGIVQEVLPGLKYRVMIENTQHLVQAYLSGRMRINYIKILPGDKVTLELSPYDMTRGRIIYRQK; encoded by the coding sequence ATGATTGAAGGAAAAGGCAGAAAAGGGATCCAGATAAACGGGATCGTTCAGGAAGTTCTGCCGGGGTTGAAATACAGAGTGATGATAGAAAATACACAGCACCTTGTTCAGGCTTATCTTTCGGGCAGGATGAGGATAAATTACATTAAGATACTACCCGGCGACAAAGTGACGCTGGAACTTTCTCCCTACGACATGACCAGGGGAAGAATAATATACAGGCAGAAATAA
- a CDS encoding nucleoside monophosphate kinase, whose product MTEKRKIVVFIGPPGAGKGTQAALFRSKKKYNVIVAGDILREAAGKKTELGEKINKLVSAGQLVPDETVIEAVGAAFENTQNSSPVCIFDGFPRTIIQAEGLGRILAEKKEDLFKVFYFEIDAETAVERNSNRRYCPLCKKVYNLRTDKPAKVGICGVCGARLIIRDDDKPEIIRDRLLVYEKQTKPLLDYYREKGLLVNVNGEKEKIELMRDLEHEIND is encoded by the coding sequence TTGACTGAAAAGCGGAAAATAGTTGTATTCATAGGCCCTCCGGGAGCGGGAAAAGGAACACAAGCAGCGCTTTTCAGATCTAAAAAAAAGTATAACGTGATTGTGGCAGGAGATATTTTGAGAGAAGCAGCTGGTAAAAAAACCGAACTCGGAGAAAAGATAAATAAACTCGTCTCTGCAGGTCAACTGGTTCCGGACGAAACAGTCATAGAGGCTGTTGGGGCGGCTTTTGAGAACACTCAAAACTCGTCTCCGGTTTGCATTTTCGACGGATTTCCGAGAACAATTATTCAGGCGGAAGGTCTCGGCAGAATACTCGCTGAAAAAAAAGAGGACCTTTTCAAAGTTTTTTATTTTGAGATAGACGCCGAAACAGCCGTTGAAAGAAATTCGAACAGAAGATATTGCCCTTTGTGTAAAAAAGTGTATAATCTCAGGACTGATAAACCGGCGAAAGTCGGAATTTGCGGCGTTTGCGGAGCCCGCTTAATTATTAGAGACGACGACAAGCCGGAGATAATCAGGGACAGGCTTCTGGTTTACGAAAAACAGACAAAACCGCTTCTCGATTATTACCGCGAAAAAGGTCTTCTGGTCAATGTAAACGGAGAAAAGGAAAAAATCGAACTGATGAGAGATTTGGAGCATGAAATTAATGATTGA
- the secY gene encoding preprotein translocase subunit SecY, with protein sequence MIKSFQNIFKVEDLRKKIFWTAFLLVIYRLGGHIPLPGINAVALSRFFQAQQSGILGLFDMFAGGNLGRATVFALGIMPYITASIIFQLLASIIPSFQKLQKEGEEGRRKITQYTRYTTVGLAIFQAFSIGIYLQAQNIDGLPLVNNPGFLFMLTTIISLTVGTVFVMWLGERITEVGIGNGISLIIMVGIIASFPMDVARTYMLLTTGVINIFTVVILGLMMILITAAVVMITQGQRRIPVQYAKRVVGRKVYGGQSTHLPLNVNSAGIIPIIFAQSIMMFPQTIAQFFQNSTSASLLAIFSAWMQPGEIVYNVIYVVLIVFFAYFYTSVVINPNDLADNMKKYGGFIPGYRPGRKTAEYIDFVVSRITLPGSLFFAFIAVLPMILIQKFNLPFYFGGTSILIVVGVILDTMRQVEAQLMMRHYEGFLSKGKIRGRR encoded by the coding sequence GTGATTAAAAGTTTTCAGAACATATTCAAAGTCGAAGATCTGAGAAAAAAAATCTTTTGGACCGCTTTTCTTCTTGTAATTTACAGGCTGGGCGGACACATACCTTTGCCGGGTATTAACGCCGTAGCGCTATCGAGATTTTTTCAGGCTCAGCAATCGGGCATTCTGGGACTTTTTGACATGTTTGCCGGAGGGAACCTCGGCAGGGCGACTGTGTTCGCTCTCGGTATCATGCCTTACATTACTGCTTCGATTATTTTTCAGCTTCTCGCTTCAATTATACCTTCTTTTCAAAAACTTCAGAAAGAAGGAGAAGAAGGCAGAAGAAAAATTACACAGTACACGAGATATACTACTGTCGGACTCGCAATATTTCAGGCTTTCAGCATAGGAATATATCTTCAGGCGCAAAACATAGACGGCCTCCCTCTGGTCAATAATCCGGGATTTTTGTTCATGTTGACTACGATAATTTCGCTGACTGTCGGAACTGTTTTTGTCATGTGGCTCGGAGAGAGGATAACCGAAGTCGGTATAGGAAACGGAATTTCTCTCATAATCATGGTCGGCATAATCGCGAGTTTTCCGATGGACGTCGCCAGAACGTATATGCTTTTAACAACCGGAGTGATTAATATCTTCACTGTCGTGATCCTGGGTCTCATGATGATTTTGATAACCGCGGCGGTAGTCATGATAACACAGGGACAAAGAAGGATACCTGTTCAATATGCGAAAAGAGTGGTAGGAAGGAAAGTTTACGGAGGACAATCGACTCATTTGCCTTTGAACGTGAACAGTGCGGGAATAATTCCCATAATATTCGCTCAGTCCATTATGATGTTCCCGCAGACCATTGCCCAGTTTTTCCAAAACAGCACGAGCGCGTCGCTCCTGGCGATTTTTTCGGCCTGGATGCAACCCGGCGAGATTGTATATAACGTCATATACGTGGTTCTTATTGTGTTTTTCGCGTATTTTTACACGTCAGTAGTCATCAATCCCAATGATCTCGCTGATAATATGAAAAAATACGGCGGATTCATCCCCGGATACAGACCCGGAAGGAAGACAGCTGAATACATAGACTTCGTCGTCAGCAGAATTACTTTACCCGGTTCTTTGTTTTTTGCTTTCATAGCGGTTTTGCCGATGATACTTATTCAGAAGTTCAATCTGCCGTTTTATTTTGGAGGCACTTCCATCCTCATAGTTGTCGGAGTAATTCTCGACACAATGAGGCAGGTAGAAGCCCAGCTCATGATGAGGCATTACGAGGGATTTTTGAGCAAAGGCAAGATAAGAGGCAGGAGGTAA
- the rplO gene encoding 50S ribosomal protein L15: MKLHDLSPTPGSTHKKKRIGRGIGSGHGKTATRGTKGQKSRSGSSVPPWFEGGKMPLQRLIPKRGFKNINRTDYKPFNLKKIEELGMTEVNPETLYEKKLIKWGEKIKILAEGSLSKAVNFKVHALSKAAKEKIESAGGTFQTINFNNEETEVVK, translated from the coding sequence ATGAAGCTTCACGATTTATCGCCGACTCCCGGATCAACGCACAAGAAAAAAAGAATTGGCAGAGGTATAGGATCAGGTCACGGAAAAACGGCCACAAGAGGAACGAAAGGTCAAAAATCGAGATCGGGCTCCTCGGTACCGCCCTGGTTCGAAGGCGGAAAAATGCCTCTTCAGCGCTTGATACCGAAGAGAGGATTCAAAAACATAAACCGGACGGATTATAAGCCTTTCAATCTCAAGAAAATTGAGGAATTGGGCATGACGGAAGTCAATCCGGAAACTCTCTACGAGAAAAAGTTGATAAAATGGGGTGAAAAAATAAAGATACTCGCGGAAGGATCTCTGTCCAAAGCCGTTAATTTCAAAGTTCATGCTTTGTCGAAAGCGGCCAAAGAAAAGATTGAAAGCGCGGGAGGAACATTCCAGACAATTAATTTCAACAATGAAGAGACGGAAGTGGTCAAGTGA
- the rpmD gene encoding 50S ribosomal protein L30 codes for MKKFRITQVKSPIGRNIVQKRTVFALGLRRIRDSVIMEDSPQVRGMIEKVKHLVNVEELTV; via the coding sequence ATGAAAAAGTTCAGAATAACACAGGTAAAAAGTCCGATCGGAAGGAACATAGTTCAGAAAAGAACAGTTTTCGCTCTGGGTCTCAGGCGTATCAGGGATTCCGTAATCATGGAAGACTCGCCTCAGGTTCGCGGAATGATCGAAAAAGTGAAACATCTCGTTAATGTAGAGGAGTTGACAGTATGA
- the rpsE gene encoding 30S ribosomal protein S5: MFDQTVAIKRVAKVIKGGRRFKFSSVVVVGNGKGKAGVGTGKASEIANAISKATEKAKRNMTDVCVFGTTIPHPVVGVHGASRVLLKPASRGTGVIACSIVGAVLNAAGIKDILTKSLGSNSSVNLAKATMDALTKLRNPEDVARNRNKKVEDILPKQR; this comes from the coding sequence ATGTTCGATCAGACCGTCGCCATAAAAAGAGTTGCAAAAGTCATTAAAGGTGGCCGCCGGTTCAAATTCTCCAGTGTCGTCGTCGTCGGAAACGGCAAAGGAAAAGCTGGAGTCGGAACCGGGAAGGCATCAGAAATAGCGAACGCTATCTCAAAAGCCACTGAAAAAGCGAAAAGAAATATGACGGACGTTTGTGTTTTCGGAACAACGATCCCGCATCCCGTCGTCGGAGTTCACGGAGCGAGTAGAGTTTTGCTTAAACCGGCATCCAGAGGCACAGGCGTTATAGCATGTTCGATTGTCGGAGCTGTGCTTAACGCGGCAGGAATAAAAGATATTTTAACAAAATCTTTGGGCTCAAACAGTTCGGTCAATCTCGCGAAAGCCACAATGGACGCGCTTACAAAATTGAGAAATCCCGAAGATGTCGCAAGAAACAGAAACAAGAAAGTTGAGGATATTTTACCAAAGCAAAGGTGA
- a CDS encoding 50S ribosomal protein L18 yields the protein MDKNKLKRKQREKRHDRIRMKISGTASVPRLNVYRSLKHIYAQIIDDTTGNTLVSSSSLQDAELLDKVQLAKSDDKTVKGKTLAAKKAGKILAEKAAGKKIKKIVFDKGPYKFHGRVKAFADGAREGGLEF from the coding sequence ATGGACAAGAATAAGCTAAAAAGAAAACAGAGAGAAAAAAGGCACGACAGAATTCGTATGAAAATATCGGGCACGGCTTCGGTTCCGAGATTGAATGTCTACAGAAGCCTTAAGCATATATACGCTCAGATAATAGATGACACGACCGGAAATACACTCGTTTCTTCGTCTTCTCTACAGGACGCTGAATTGCTCGATAAAGTCCAGCTGGCAAAATCTGACGACAAAACCGTGAAAGGGAAAACTCTCGCCGCGAAAAAAGCCGGAAAGATTTTAGCCGAAAAAGCCGCCGGGAAAAAAATTAAAAAAATAGTATTCGACAAAGGTCCATACAAATTCCACGGACGCGTTAAAGCTTTTGCAGACGGCGCGAGAGAAGGAGGTTTGGAATTTTGA
- the rplF gene encoding 50S ribosomal protein L6 — protein MSRVGKKPINIPSGVKVEIAGEAIKIEGPLGKLEQRFPVGIEFSKEDNILLVSRKNDNAGKFQGLARAVVANMIDGVTKGVQKQLEIVGVGYRATVDKEDLVITIGYSHPIRVSATPPAGISSTKVKTSQWIKKLDGIKFDVSPDNTQITVKGFDKQTVGQMAALIRSIRPPEPYKGKGIKYKGEWIRRKAGKAAATGAK, from the coding sequence AGCCGATAAACATACCGAGCGGAGTCAAAGTTGAAATTGCCGGCGAGGCGATCAAAATTGAAGGTCCTCTCGGCAAACTCGAGCAGAGGTTTCCAGTGGGAATTGAATTTTCCAAAGAGGACAACATTTTGCTCGTCAGCAGGAAAAACGATAACGCAGGTAAATTTCAAGGACTCGCCAGGGCTGTAGTCGCAAACATGATTGACGGAGTGACGAAAGGCGTCCAAAAGCAGCTCGAAATAGTCGGAGTCGGTTACAGAGCGACTGTGGATAAAGAAGACCTTGTAATAACAATTGGTTATTCTCACCCAATAAGAGTGTCAGCGACACCTCCCGCGGGAATTTCGAGCACAAAAGTCAAAACAAGCCAGTGGATAAAAAAATTAGACGGAATAAAATTCGATGTTTCCCCTGACAACACACAGATAACAGTCAAGGGATTTGACAAACAGACGGTCGGTCAAATGGCGGCTTTGATAAGATCCATAAGGCCACCCGAACCTTATAAGGGGAAGGGTATAAAGTATAAAGGTGAATGGATAAGACGCAAAGCCGGTAAAGCCGCGGCTACAGGCGCTAAATAA